From Nevskia ramosa DSM 11499, the proteins below share one genomic window:
- a CDS encoding ribulose bisphosphate carboxylase small subunit — MMTNINQRVTQGQFSFLPDLTDAQITSQIEYALNKSWSIGIEYTDDPHPRNTYWEMFGNPMFDLKDSAGALMEINSARKTFPNHYIRVTAFDATRGVESPTMSYIVNRPAKEPGFGLIRQEVDGRSVRYTIHSYATDKGEGERY, encoded by the coding sequence ATGATGACCAATATCAATCAGCGCGTGACCCAGGGGCAGTTCTCTTTCCTGCCGGATCTGACCGATGCCCAGATCACTTCGCAGATCGAATACGCCTTGAACAAAAGCTGGTCGATCGGTATCGAGTACACCGACGACCCGCATCCGCGCAACACCTACTGGGAAATGTTCGGCAACCCCATGTTTGATCTGAAGGACTCCGCCGGCGCCCTGATGGAAATCAACAGCGCACGCAAGACGTTCCCGAACCACTACATCCGCGTCACCGCTTTCGATGCCACGCGCGGCGTCGAGTCCCCGACCATGTCGTACATCGTCAACCGTCCTGCGAAGGAGCCGGGTTTCGGCCTGATTCGTCAGGAAGTCGATGGCCGCTCGGTGCGCTACACGATTCACTCCTACGCCACCGACAAGGGCGAAGGCGAGCGGTATTGA
- a CDS encoding ribulose-bisphosphate carboxylase large subunit: protein MTSDDKQITDGKKRYASGVLKYKQMGYWQPDYVPKDTDVIALFRITPQEGVPADECAAAVAGESSTATWTVVWTDRLTACELYRAKAFRVDPVPNTGAGTKTEAQYFAYIAYDLDLFEGGSIANLTASIIGNVFGFKAVKALRLEDMRIPVAYLKTFQGPATGIVVERERLDKFGRPLLGATTKPKLGLSGRNYGRVVYEGLKGGLDFMKDDENINSQPFMHWRDRFLYCMEAVNKASAATGEVKGHYLNVTAGTMEEMYERAEFAKQLGSVIIMIDLVIGYTAIQSMAKWARKNDMILHLHRAGNSTYSRQKNHGMNFRVICKWMRMAGVDHIHAGTVVGKLEGDPLMIKGFYDTLRETHTPQSLETGLFFEQDWASLNKVMPVASGGIHAGQMHQLLTYLGDDVVLQFGGGTIGHPQGIQAGATANRVALEAMVMARNEGRDIWNEGPQILRDAGKWCTPLKQALDVWGDVTFNYESTDTADYAPTPTASV, encoded by the coding sequence ATGACCAGCGATGACAAGCAGATCACCGACGGCAAGAAGCGCTACGCCTCGGGCGTGCTGAAGTACAAGCAGATGGGCTACTGGCAGCCCGACTACGTGCCGAAAGATACCGACGTGATCGCGCTGTTCCGCATCACGCCGCAGGAAGGTGTGCCGGCCGACGAATGCGCCGCCGCCGTTGCCGGTGAATCCTCGACCGCGACCTGGACCGTGGTATGGACCGACCGCCTGACCGCCTGCGAGCTGTATCGCGCCAAGGCCTTTCGCGTCGACCCGGTGCCGAACACCGGTGCCGGCACCAAAACCGAAGCCCAGTACTTCGCCTACATCGCTTACGACCTCGATCTGTTCGAGGGCGGTTCGATCGCCAACCTGACGGCCTCGATCATCGGCAACGTCTTCGGCTTCAAGGCCGTGAAGGCGCTGCGTCTGGAAGACATGCGCATCCCGGTCGCTTACCTGAAGACTTTCCAGGGTCCGGCCACCGGCATCGTCGTGGAGCGCGAGCGCCTCGACAAATTCGGCCGTCCGCTGCTCGGTGCGACGACCAAGCCCAAGCTCGGCCTCTCGGGCCGCAACTATGGCCGCGTCGTCTATGAAGGCCTGAAGGGCGGTCTGGACTTCATGAAGGACGACGAGAACATCAACTCGCAGCCGTTCATGCACTGGCGTGATCGCTTCCTGTATTGCATGGAAGCCGTGAATAAGGCTTCCGCCGCTACCGGTGAAGTGAAGGGTCACTACCTCAATGTCACCGCCGGCACGATGGAAGAGATGTACGAGCGTGCCGAGTTCGCCAAGCAGCTCGGCTCGGTCATCATCATGATCGACCTCGTGATCGGCTACACCGCGATCCAGTCGATGGCCAAGTGGGCGCGCAAGAACGACATGATCCTGCATTTGCACCGTGCCGGTAACTCGACCTATTCACGCCAGAAGAACCATGGCATGAACTTCCGCGTGATCTGCAAGTGGATGCGCATGGCCGGCGTCGATCACATCCACGCCGGAACGGTGGTCGGCAAGCTGGAAGGCGATCCGCTGATGATCAAGGGCTTCTACGACACGCTGCGCGAAACGCATACGCCGCAAAGCCTGGAAACCGGCCTGTTCTTCGAGCAGGACTGGGCGTCGCTGAACAAGGTCATGCCGGTGGCTTCGGGCGGCATCCATGCCGGCCAGATGCATCAGCTGTTGACCTACCTCGGTGATGACGTCGTGCTGCAATTCGGCGGCGGCACCATCGGCCATCCGCAAGGCATCCAGGCCGGTGCAACGGCCAACCGTGTGGCGCTGGAAGCGATGGTCATGGCCCGCAACGAAGGCCGCGATATCTGGAACGAAGGCCCGCAGATTCTTCGCGACGCAGGCAAGTGGTGCACGCCGCTGAAGCAGGCGCTCGATGTCTGGGGCGACGTCACCTTCAACTACGAGTCGACCGATACGGCGGATTACGCGCCGACCCCCACCGCCAGCGTCTGA
- a CDS encoding LysR family transcriptional regulator, producing the protein MLNLSLRQLRTFVAAARHLSFARAAEELHLTAPAVSMQIRDMETAIGLPVFERSGRSMSLTTTGEYLLVYARRVIATLKEAEDTIARLRGVQAGRITVGMVGTAQYFVPRLLAQFRKDYPGVEVRLTVGNRDQLDRQLHDREIDLAIMGRPPRELDVRAEAFAVNLLGVVAAADHPLATERAISPARLDRELFIVREIGSGTRGAMEVFFREQHIAPVAIMEMSSNETIKQAVIANMGLTILSQHTLVLELQAGQLKLLDVVGMPLKRAWHVVSLGAMSLSPAAEAFRYFVLERGEAMLAELFGGEAS; encoded by the coding sequence ATGTTGAATCTCAGCCTGCGTCAGCTCCGTACTTTCGTCGCCGCCGCTCGCCATCTGAGCTTTGCCCGCGCGGCCGAAGAATTGCATCTGACCGCGCCGGCGGTGTCGATGCAGATCCGCGATATGGAAACCGCGATCGGCCTGCCGGTGTTCGAGCGCAGCGGCCGTTCGATGAGCCTGACCACCACCGGCGAATACCTGCTGGTCTATGCCCGCCGGGTGATCGCCACGCTCAAGGAAGCCGAGGACACCATCGCCCGCCTGCGCGGCGTGCAGGCCGGGCGGATCACCGTCGGCATGGTCGGCACCGCCCAGTATTTCGTGCCGAGGCTGCTGGCGCAGTTCCGCAAGGACTATCCGGGCGTGGAAGTGCGGCTGACGGTGGGCAATCGCGATCAGCTCGATCGCCAGCTGCATGATCGCGAGATCGATCTGGCGATCATGGGCCGGCCGCCGCGCGAGCTGGACGTGCGCGCCGAAGCCTTTGCCGTGAACCTGCTCGGTGTCGTCGCCGCGGCCGACCATCCGCTGGCGACCGAGCGGGCGATCTCACCGGCCCGGCTCGACCGCGAACTGTTCATCGTCCGCGAGATCGGTTCGGGTACCCGCGGTGCGATGGAAGTGTTCTTCCGCGAGCAGCACATCGCCCCCGTCGCGATCATGGAAATGAGCAGCAACGAAACGATCAAGCAGGCCGTGATCGCCAACATGGGCCTGACCATCCTGTCGCAGCACACGCTGGTGCTGGAACTGCAGGCCGGACAACTGAAGCTGCTCGATGTCGTCGGCATGCCGCTGAAGCGCGCCTGGCATGTGGTCAGCCTGGGGGCGATGAGCCTGTCGCCGGCCGCCGAAGCCTTTCGCTACTTCGTGCTGGAGCGCGGCGAAGCGATGCTGGCGGAGTTGTTCGGCGGTGAAGCTTCGTAG
- a CDS encoding MBL fold metallo-hydrolase, producing the protein MSRQVRILLAAIVITALLPGIAAAETAKLADGVFADLGSYDAIGPANRGEIANSGLIVGKRGALAIDSGVSKVHGERLHAAWTARSDKPIEALLLTQPIQEFLFGAGAFRAHGVPVLASPDAAKLMRKRCENCLTHLRELLPGGLMKGTVLVTPDRDIDVLAPIDLGGRQAVLIDGSLATTPGTLAVFDRQSGTLFAGGLIASQRVPSLRDARVTSWIAALEALRKLPLKRIVPGFGPVGDLRQIDAMQRYLRQIDAAVRSEYQHGASLLEASARVRLPEFAGWQQYDVLHPQNVQYLYRQLEDAEFR; encoded by the coding sequence ATGAGCCGCCAAGTCCGAATTCTGCTGGCGGCCATTGTCATAACTGCCCTGCTGCCAGGAATCGCTGCCGCAGAAACAGCGAAGCTGGCCGACGGCGTGTTCGCCGACCTCGGCAGCTATGACGCGATCGGCCCGGCCAACCGCGGCGAGATCGCCAACAGCGGGCTGATCGTCGGCAAGCGTGGCGCGCTGGCGATCGACAGCGGCGTATCGAAGGTCCACGGCGAGCGGCTGCATGCGGCCTGGACAGCGCGCAGCGACAAACCGATCGAAGCGTTGCTGCTGACCCAGCCGATCCAGGAATTCCTGTTCGGTGCCGGCGCCTTCCGCGCCCACGGCGTGCCGGTGCTGGCCTCGCCGGATGCCGCCAAGCTGATGCGCAAGCGCTGCGAAAACTGCCTGACCCATCTGCGCGAACTGCTGCCCGGCGGCTTGATGAAGGGTACGGTGCTGGTCACGCCGGATCGGGACATCGACGTTCTTGCGCCGATCGATCTCGGCGGGCGCCAGGCCGTGTTGATCGACGGCAGCCTGGCGACCACACCGGGCACGCTCGCCGTGTTCGATCGACAATCCGGCACCTTGTTCGCGGGCGGCCTCATCGCCAGCCAGCGCGTTCCGAGCTTGCGCGACGCCCGCGTCACTAGCTGGATCGCTGCACTCGAAGCGCTGCGCAAGCTGCCGCTGAAGCGCATCGTGCCGGGCTTCGGGCCGGTCGGTGACCTGCGTCAGATCGATGCGATGCAGCGCTATCTGCGGCAGATCGACGCTGCCGTGCGCAGCGAGTACCAGCACGGTGCCAGCCTGCTCGAAGCCTCGGCCCGCGTGCGCCTGCCGGAGTTCGCGGGCTGGCAGCAGTACGACGTGCTCCACCCGCAGAACGTGCAGTACCTGTACCGCCAGCTGGAGGACGCGGAGTTCAGGTGA
- a CDS encoding phosphatase PAP2 family protein: MPALAQFIAVNALPLLAGLIVVSGLLTRLLWRRAAFYRASANAQSLTAVGLSIALLALLLFLTVASLLSHISVFDALLANELRRSISRPMLQAIFMITQFGNFMTLLAVVIGVALALLLRRRWLELALWLVTTAGNGLLNRALKLSFERARPLYDHGLVIEPSYSFPSGHASGSLAVYGMLTWLLLHRLPASARLPLLIGTTTLILLIGFSRVLLQVHYFSDVIAGFASAAAWLSLCIVVAERLRRRQACRA, from the coding sequence ATGCCCGCCCTCGCGCAGTTCATCGCCGTCAACGCCCTGCCCTTGCTGGCCGGTCTGATCGTGGTGAGCGGCTTGCTCACGCGACTGCTGTGGCGGCGGGCGGCGTTTTATCGAGCCTCGGCAAACGCTCAATCATTGACGGCCGTCGGCCTGAGCATCGCGCTGCTGGCGCTGTTGCTGTTTCTGACCGTGGCCAGCCTGCTGAGCCACATCAGCGTCTTCGATGCCCTACTGGCCAACGAACTGCGCAGAAGCATTTCGCGGCCGATGCTGCAGGCCATTTTCATGATTACCCAGTTCGGCAATTTCATGACCCTGCTGGCCGTCGTGATCGGCGTGGCGCTGGCGCTGCTGCTGCGTCGACGCTGGCTGGAACTGGCTCTATGGCTGGTGACGACCGCCGGCAATGGCCTGCTGAATCGCGCGCTGAAACTGTCGTTCGAACGAGCTCGTCCGCTCTACGACCATGGCCTGGTGATCGAACCGAGCTACAGCTTTCCGAGCGGCCATGCCTCCGGCTCGCTGGCGGTCTACGGCATGCTCACCTGGCTGCTGCTGCACCGGCTGCCGGCATCGGCGCGGCTGCCGCTGCTGATCGGCACGACGACCCTGATCCTGCTGATCGGCTTCAGCCGGGTGCTGCTGCAGGTGCATTACTTCAGCGACGTGATCGCCGGCTTCGCATCGGCAGCCGCGTGGTTGAGCCTTTGCATCGTCGTCGCAGAACGACTGCGGCGGCGACAGGCGTGCCGAGCATGA
- a CDS encoding metallophosphoesterase family protein — protein sequence MSLVLHLSDTHFGTERAEVVEALLQLAREQQPDVAILSGDITQRSRTPEFAAARKFIDALAARSKLILPGNHDIPLFEVWRRLFAPYRNLRRAFGRELEPDYEDDSVLIIGVNTTSRFRHVDGRVSSRQIERVRRRLLRCPASRLKLVVTHQPVHVQHVEDEHNLLHGRRAAMQVWSAAGADLILGGHIHLPFTQALQEVHQLPREIFAVQAGTAVSRRTRAGAPNSVNLIRHQPGTAKCAVERWDYDADQQRFAPGSITDLALDRRPLH from the coding sequence ATGAGCCTGGTGCTGCATCTGTCCGATACCCACTTCGGCACCGAGCGCGCCGAAGTCGTCGAAGCGCTGCTGCAACTCGCACGCGAGCAGCAGCCGGATGTGGCGATCCTGTCCGGCGACATCACCCAGCGCAGCCGCACGCCGGAATTCGCCGCCGCGCGCAAGTTCATCGACGCGCTGGCGGCACGATCGAAGTTGATCCTGCCGGGCAATCACGACATTCCGCTGTTCGAGGTCTGGCGGCGGCTGTTCGCGCCGTATCGCAATCTTCGTCGCGCCTTCGGCCGCGAACTGGAACCGGATTACGAGGACGACTCGGTGCTGATCATCGGCGTCAACACCACCAGCCGCTTCCGGCATGTCGACGGCCGCGTCTCGTCGCGGCAGATCGAGCGGGTTCGCCGCCGCCTGCTGCGCTGCCCGGCCTCGCGGCTGAAGCTGGTGGTCACTCATCAGCCGGTGCATGTGCAGCATGTCGAGGACGAGCACAACCTGCTGCACGGCCGCCGTGCGGCGATGCAGGTCTGGTCCGCGGCCGGAGCCGATCTGATCCTCGGCGGCCACATCCATCTGCCATTCACGCAAGCGCTGCAGGAAGTCCATCAGCTGCCACGCGAGATCTTTGCCGTGCAGGCCGGCACGGCGGTTTCGCGGCGCACCCGGGCCGGCGCGCCGAACTCGGTCAATCTGATTCGCCATCAGCCGGGCACTGCGAAATGCGCTGTCGAACGCTGGGATTACGATGCCGATCAACAGCGCTTTGCGCCCGGCTCGATCACCGATCTCGCGCTCGATCGCCGACCGCTGCACTGA
- a CDS encoding diacylglycerol/lipid kinase family protein, with amino-acid sequence MNAGSGHSDTNETQTTIREVFDRAGRRHELLLAEKGSDIPGLALRAVELAKAQDGIVVAAGGDGTINAVAQAALGCGQPFAVLPQGTFNYFGREHGISQDTRIATEALLTATPQSVQVGLVNDRLFLVNASLGLYPQLLEDREAFKQRFGRSRLIAGVAGLVSVLRNRRQLNLEIEAEGQTRKIRTPTLFVGNNALQLKQIGIAEGAALAHDHLVAIAPKPVRTLAMIGLMLRGAFGRLGDAEHVISVPLRKLTVRPHRRSRRKSYKVAMDGEVTRLSVPVVFSVSPTPLLLMVPLTPATEDSAA; translated from the coding sequence ATGAACGCAGGTTCCGGACATAGCGATACCAACGAAACACAGACCACGATCCGCGAGGTGTTCGATCGTGCCGGCCGCCGTCACGAACTGCTGCTCGCTGAGAAAGGCAGCGACATTCCTGGACTGGCCCTGCGCGCTGTCGAACTGGCCAAGGCTCAGGACGGCATCGTGGTCGCCGCGGGTGGCGATGGCACCATCAACGCCGTCGCCCAGGCCGCACTCGGCTGCGGTCAGCCGTTCGCGGTGCTGCCGCAGGGCACGTTCAACTACTTCGGCCGCGAGCACGGCATCTCGCAGGACACACGGATCGCTACCGAAGCGCTGCTGACGGCCACGCCGCAGTCGGTGCAGGTGGGCCTGGTCAACGATCGTCTGTTCCTGGTCAACGCCAGCCTCGGCCTGTATCCGCAACTGCTCGAAGATCGCGAAGCCTTCAAGCAGCGCTTCGGCCGCAGCCGGCTGATCGCAGGGGTGGCCGGCCTGGTCAGCGTGCTTCGCAATCGCCGGCAGCTGAACCTCGAGATCGAAGCCGAGGGCCAGACCCGGAAGATCCGTACGCCAACCCTGTTCGTCGGCAACAACGCGCTGCAGCTCAAGCAGATCGGTATCGCCGAAGGTGCAGCACTCGCTCACGACCATCTGGTGGCCATCGCACCGAAGCCGGTCCGCACCTTGGCGATGATTGGCCTGATGCTGCGCGGTGCCTTCGGCCGTCTTGGCGACGCCGAGCATGTGATCAGCGTTCCGCTGCGCAAGCTCACCGTGCGTCCGCACCGTCGCAGCCGGAGGAAGAGCTACAAGGTGGCGATGGACGGTGAAGTGACACGGCTGTCGGTGCCGGTCGTGTTCTCCGTGTCGCCGACGCCGCTGCTGCTGATGGTGCCGCTGACGCCAGCCACCGAAGATTCCGCAGCATGA
- a CDS encoding fatty acid cis/trans isomerase, which translates to MSPISTTRRRWYGVGAICCAATFVLLACSGITPREQPLPAPVAVVQTYHYAKDIQPIFDTKCAACHGCFDAPCQLKLTSADGVERGASKLAVYDGTRLERIPTTRLGIDALNVGEWRQKGFYSVQPVLQTEGKNQVASSLLQRALAMGRENSWPPNQRLPEDLQLGFARVNQCPTLDEYDSFAKKHPREGMPLAVTGLTAPEYQTLSTWISQGAVVEPNEVQPSAAEAEQITQWENWLNREGDREQLVARYLYEHLFTAHLHFTSEKTPHFYELLRSRTPSGEPIVPVATRLPNQAPDGPFHYRLRILTESIVQKNHITYGLDARRMAHFQDLFLKDAWTVPPKPEHEKHDKEARANPFLTFDPIPAKARYQFMLDEAQFFVRTFIRGPVCAGQSATDVIRDQFWVSFEDPSRELYVNDAAYRNKVSPLLDVAGQDSSLIKAGTEWASYRNQRNDYVRLRQEAYAKKMPKGASISDIWDGDGTNRDALLTIFRHHDNAFVKNGLIGAMPETLWVMDYPLFERTFYELVVNFDVFGNVSHQLQTRLYFDLIRNDGETDFLRFLPPKLRNPLLHQWYQDGGRVKLFTTYPDIDDKRPTQLKFKPGIDVDAAKAAYVDQLLKALRKVKGPDDVINRCARGDCKLPDSSAMTQAANRALRPLAQATGKTLPVLTLLPEVVLLRIRGDKQRLVYSLIHNRAHSNVAFIMGEDGRLQPERDTVSVMPGVFGNYPNFAFDVPMAELDSFVAALSAATDKASLEKVVDQWGLRRTHPDFWAVFNDFSQYQRETEPLEAGILDMNRFENL; encoded by the coding sequence TTGTCACCCATTTCCACCACTCGCCGCCGCTGGTATGGCGTCGGCGCGATCTGCTGTGCCGCAACCTTCGTCCTGCTGGCCTGCTCAGGCATCACGCCTCGCGAACAGCCGTTGCCTGCGCCCGTCGCGGTCGTCCAGACCTACCACTACGCGAAAGACATCCAGCCGATCTTCGACACCAAATGCGCCGCCTGCCACGGCTGCTTCGACGCGCCCTGCCAGCTGAAGCTGACCAGTGCCGACGGCGTCGAGCGTGGCGCCAGCAAGCTGGCCGTCTATGACGGTACGCGACTGGAAAGAATCCCCACCACCCGTCTCGGTATCGACGCCCTGAACGTCGGCGAATGGCGCCAGAAGGGCTTCTACTCGGTGCAGCCGGTGCTGCAGACCGAAGGCAAGAACCAAGTGGCGTCGTCCCTGTTGCAGCGTGCGCTGGCAATGGGCCGCGAAAACAGTTGGCCGCCGAACCAGCGGCTGCCGGAGGATCTGCAGCTCGGCTTCGCACGAGTCAACCAGTGCCCCACCCTCGACGAATACGACAGCTTCGCCAAGAAGCATCCGCGCGAAGGCATGCCGCTGGCCGTTACTGGCCTGACCGCGCCCGAGTACCAGACGCTCAGCACCTGGATATCCCAGGGTGCGGTCGTCGAGCCGAACGAGGTGCAGCCGAGCGCCGCCGAAGCCGAGCAGATCACCCAATGGGAGAACTGGCTGAACCGCGAAGGTGATCGCGAGCAGCTGGTGGCCCGTTACCTGTACGAGCACCTGTTTACCGCCCACCTGCATTTCACCAGCGAGAAGACACCGCACTTCTACGAGCTGCTGCGCTCGCGCACGCCATCGGGCGAGCCGATCGTGCCGGTCGCCACCCGCTTGCCGAACCAGGCACCGGATGGTCCGTTCCATTACCGGCTGCGGATCCTGACCGAAAGCATCGTCCAGAAGAATCACATCACCTACGGGCTCGACGCACGCCGCATGGCGCACTTCCAGGACCTGTTCCTGAAGGACGCCTGGACCGTGCCGCCGAAGCCGGAGCACGAGAAGCATGACAAGGAAGCCCGCGCCAATCCGTTCCTGACCTTCGATCCGATCCCGGCGAAGGCACGCTACCAGTTCATGCTCGACGAGGCGCAGTTCTTCGTCCGCACCTTCATCCGCGGCCCGGTCTGCGCTGGCCAGTCGGCTACCGATGTGATTCGCGACCAGTTCTGGGTCAGCTTCGAAGACCCGTCGCGCGAGCTGTATGTCAACGACGCCGCCTATCGCAACAAGGTGTCGCCGCTGCTCGATGTCGCCGGCCAGGATTCGAGTCTGATCAAGGCCGGCACCGAATGGGCCAGCTACCGCAATCAGCGCAACGATTACGTGCGGCTGCGCCAGGAGGCCTACGCCAAGAAGATGCCGAAGGGCGCGTCGATCAGCGATATCTGGGACGGTGACGGTACCAACCGCGATGCGCTGCTGACCATCTTCCGTCACCACGACAACGCCTTCGTCAAGAACGGCCTGATCGGCGCAATGCCGGAAACCCTGTGGGTGATGGATTACCCGCTGTTCGAGCGCACCTTCTACGAGCTGGTGGTCAATTTCGATGTCTTCGGCAATGTCTCGCACCAGCTGCAGACGCGTCTGTACTTCGACCTGATCCGCAATGACGGCGAGACCGATTTCCTGCGTTTCCTACCGCCGAAGCTGCGCAATCCGCTGCTGCACCAGTGGTATCAGGACGGCGGTCGCGTGAAGCTGTTCACCACCTATCCCGACATCGACGACAAGCGGCCGACCCAGCTCAAATTCAAGCCGGGCATCGACGTGGACGCGGCGAAAGCGGCGTATGTGGACCAACTGCTGAAGGCGCTGCGCAAGGTCAAGGGACCGGACGACGTCATCAACCGCTGCGCGCGCGGCGACTGCAAACTGCCCGACAGCTCGGCGATGACCCAGGCTGCCAACCGCGCGCTGCGGCCGCTGGCGCAAGCCACCGGCAAGACTTTGCCGGTGCTGACCCTGCTGCCGGAAGTGGTGCTGCTGCGCATCCGCGGCGACAAGCAGCGGCTGGTCTATTCGCTGATCCACAACCGCGCGCACAGCAATGTCGCCTTCATCATGGGCGAGGATGGCCGCCTGCAGCCGGAACGCGACACGGTCAGCGTGATGCCCGGCGTGTTCGGCAACTATCCGAACTTCGCCTTCGATGTGCCGATGGCCGAGCTCGACAGCTTCGTCGCAGCCCTGTCGGCAGCCACCGACAAGGCAAGCCTGGAAAAGGTCGTCGATCAGTGGGGCCTGCGCCGTACCCATCCGGACTTCTGGGCCGTCTTCAACGACTTCTCCCAGTACCAGCGCGAAACCGAGCCGCTGGAAGCGGGAATCCTGGACATGAATCGCTTTGAAAATCTCTGA
- a CDS encoding quinoprotein dehydrogenase-associated SoxYZ-like carrier → MFLFQHWQRVALVGLLAAFVPQVFAAPADPAPQASAAPIWPKVRNGLFGSRAIDENAGEIIVLEAPNRAEDASTVPIAIRTKIVQSPTRYVQKLYLLVDNNPSPIAAVFELTPDSGRADIETRIRIEQYTDVRAIAELNDGSLYMASHYVKASGGCSAPAGKDPKEALRNAGRIKFRVDGPLEAGKPAAVQLAISHPNASGLVLDQVSRLYEPAYYVRKLSVRYGDKPILTADIDFSISENPNFRFYFLPSGDGALHADVVDTKDLSFSSEVAVKLGSVASTTR, encoded by the coding sequence ATGTTCCTGTTCCAGCACTGGCAGCGCGTCGCCCTGGTCGGCCTGCTAGCCGCCTTCGTACCGCAAGTCTTCGCAGCGCCGGCGGACCCCGCTCCGCAAGCCTCGGCCGCGCCGATCTGGCCGAAGGTTCGCAACGGTCTGTTCGGCAGCCGGGCGATCGACGAGAACGCCGGCGAGATCATCGTGCTCGAGGCACCGAACCGCGCCGAGGATGCGTCGACGGTGCCGATCGCGATCCGCACGAAGATCGTGCAATCACCGACCCGTTACGTGCAGAAGCTCTATCTGCTGGTCGACAACAACCCTTCGCCGATCGCTGCCGTGTTCGAGCTGACGCCGGATAGCGGCCGAGCCGACATCGAGACGCGCATCCGCATCGAGCAGTACACCGACGTGCGGGCGATCGCCGAACTGAATGATGGCTCGCTGTACATGGCCAGCCACTACGTCAAGGCATCCGGCGGCTGTTCGGCGCCGGCCGGCAAGGATCCGAAGGAAGCGCTGCGCAATGCCGGGCGGATAAAGTTCAGGGTCGATGGTCCGCTCGAAGCCGGCAAGCCGGCCGCCGTGCAGCTCGCCATCAGCCATCCGAACGCATCGGGGCTGGTGCTCGATCAGGTCAGCCGCCTGTATGAACCGGCGTACTACGTGCGCAAGCTCAGCGTCCGCTACGGCGACAAGCCGATCCTGACCGCCGACATCGATTTCTCGATCAGCGAAAACCCGAACTTCCGCTTCTATTTCCTGCCCAGCGGCGATGGCGCCCTGCACGCCGACGTGGTCGACACCAAGGACCTGAGCTTCAGCAGCGAGGTCGCCGTCAAGCTAGGTAGCGTCGCCAGCACCACCCGGTAA
- a CDS encoding quinoprotein relay system zinc metallohydrolase 2 translates to MLASIVLLAGTLPTPATAAPDFSLEKVAEGIYVHRGQQQDITAANGGDIANIGYIAGDRCVAVIDSGGSLAIGTALREAIRRATAKPICYLIHTHVHPDHSFGDAAFEDPATVFVAHAEYPAALAARRDGFVAKLRSTLGAAAEGSGSAAPTLLVSDRETLDLGNRRLSLQAWPTAHTNNDLTVFDERTQTLWTGDLLFVDRIPVVDGRALGWLKAMAALRALKPAHLVPGHGPVQHDAGAAFKPQQKYLDQLINSVRAALKAGTTLAQTVETLGREPPQKTWLLFDDYHRRNVTAVYTELEWED, encoded by the coding sequence ATGCTGGCGTCGATCGTTCTGCTGGCCGGCACGCTGCCGACACCGGCCACAGCAGCACCTGACTTCAGCCTCGAAAAAGTCGCAGAAGGAATCTACGTCCATCGCGGCCAGCAGCAGGACATCACGGCGGCCAATGGCGGCGACATCGCCAACATCGGCTACATCGCCGGTGATCGCTGTGTCGCGGTGATCGACAGCGGTGGCAGCCTGGCCATCGGCACTGCGCTGCGGGAGGCCATCCGGCGCGCCACCGCGAAGCCGATCTGCTACCTCATCCACACTCACGTTCATCCGGATCACAGCTTCGGCGACGCCGCGTTCGAGGACCCGGCCACGGTCTTCGTAGCCCATGCCGAGTACCCGGCAGCGCTGGCGGCAAGACGCGACGGCTTTGTCGCCAAGCTGCGCAGCACGCTCGGCGCTGCTGCAGAAGGCAGCGGCAGTGCGGCGCCGACCTTGCTGGTCAGCGATCGCGAAACGCTGGATCTCGGCAACCGGCGCCTCAGCCTGCAAGCCTGGCCGACGGCCCATACCAACAATGATCTGACCGTCTTCGACGAGCGGACCCAAACCCTGTGGACCGGCGATCTGCTGTTCGTCGATCGCATCCCGGTGGTCGACGGGCGCGCCCTTGGCTGGTTGAAGGCGATGGCTGCGCTGCGAGCTTTGAAGCCGGCCCATCTGGTTCCCGGTCATGGCCCGGTCCAGCACGACGCGGGCGCCGCGTTCAAACCGCAGCAGAAATATCTGGATCAGCTTATAAACAGCGTTCGCGCAGCGCTGAAAGCCGGGACCACACTGGCGCAGACTGTCGAAACCCTCGGGCGTGAGCCGCCGCAGAAAACGTGGCTGCTGTTTGACGACTATCACCGCCGCAACGTGACGGCGGTCTACACCGAACTCGAGTGGGAGGACTGA